The following are encoded together in the Campylobacter concisus genome:
- a CDS encoding TonB-dependent receptor plug domain-containing protein: protein MRFKSLFKLSLAASIAVCANGADESVLSGVEVTSSSGGYGVDDIKISTRNAGLVKDVMRDIPGVYVGGTNGMNQKIYMRGVSDRGLNITIDGAKQNGNTFHHNADLLIDPDLIKAVDVEVGSKSVVNGSGALGGSVAFKTVDAKDLLESGEIIGAKIRSGYASNSSEFSQGLMLFTAPVEGLDFIAAINHKGYDYGKSGNKKR from the coding sequence ATGAGATTTAAAAGCTTATTTAAACTCTCTCTTGCAGCAAGCATAGCAGTTTGTGCAAATGGGGCAGACGAGAGCGTATTAAGCGGAGTTGAGGTAACAAGTAGCAGTGGTGGATACGGCGTTGATGATATCAAAATTTCAACTAGAAACGCTGGTCTGGTAAAAGATGTGATGAGAGATATTCCTGGTGTATATGTTGGTGGCACAAACGGCATGAATCAAAAAATTTACATGAGAGGCGTTAGTGACCGTGGCCTAAATATCACGATAGATGGTGCTAAACAAAACGGAAATACATTTCACCACAATGCTGACTTACTAATCGATCCAGATCTTATAAAAGCCGTTGATGTCGAAGTTGGCTCAAAATCAGTCGTAAATGGCTCAGGCGCACTTGGTGGTTCGGTCGCCTTTAAAACAGTAGATGCAAAAGATTTGCTAGAAAGCGGCGAGATTATTGGAGCTAAAATCCGCTCAGGGTATGCTTCAAATAGCAGCGAATTTTCTCAAGGTCTTATGCTCTTTACAGCCCCAGTTGAAGGGCTTGACTTTATAGCTGCTATTAATCACAAAGGCTATGACTACGGCAAAAGTGGCAATAAAAAAAGATAG